A region of Geothermobacter ehrlichii DNA encodes the following proteins:
- a CDS encoding NAD(P)H-dependent glycerol-3-phosphate dehydrogenase has protein sequence MKIGVLGGGSWGTTLANLLAKSGHEVTLWLYERELAERLPRTRENDVYLPGVILNQNLAFTNSFDKAVSGCEMLLLVPPSQVLRQVFAEACRYLPGQAIVVSASKGIENDSLLLMSEVLEEVGPAGILERSAFLSGPSFAREVAAEMPTAVAVAALRPAVATRVQKAFSTDYFRVYTNSDIVGIELGGALKNVIALAAGVSDGLGFGHNTRAALITRGLAEITRLATAKGGQPATLAGLAGMGDLVLTCTGDLSRNRSVGVELGKGRSLSEILGGMQMVAEGVKTTLSAYQLARKLEIEAPIISQMYQILYEDKPARTAVIDLMQRDLKAE, from the coding sequence ATGAAGATCGGCGTGCTGGGCGGCGGCAGCTGGGGCACGACCCTGGCCAACCTGCTGGCGAAATCCGGCCACGAGGTGACGCTCTGGCTCTATGAACGGGAGCTGGCGGAGCGCCTGCCGCGAACGCGGGAGAACGATGTCTATCTTCCCGGCGTGATTCTGAACCAGAATCTGGCCTTCACCAACAGCTTCGACAAGGCGGTGTCCGGCTGCGAGATGCTGCTGTTGGTACCGCCGAGCCAAGTGCTGCGGCAGGTGTTCGCCGAAGCCTGCCGGTATCTGCCCGGGCAGGCGATCGTCGTTTCAGCCTCGAAGGGGATCGAGAACGACAGCCTGCTGCTGATGTCCGAGGTGCTGGAAGAGGTGGGGCCGGCCGGTATTCTCGAGCGCAGCGCCTTTCTTTCCGGCCCCTCCTTTGCCCGTGAGGTGGCGGCGGAAATGCCGACGGCGGTGGCGGTGGCCGCCCTGCGGCCGGCGGTGGCGACCCGGGTGCAGAAGGCGTTCAGCACCGATTATTTCCGGGTCTACACCAACAGCGACATCGTCGGCATCGAACTGGGCGGCGCGCTGAAGAACGTCATCGCCCTGGCTGCCGGCGTCTCCGACGGTCTCGGTTTCGGCCACAATACCCGGGCCGCCCTGATCACCCGCGGCCTGGCCGAAATCACCCGTCTGGCGACGGCCAAGGGGGGGCAGCCGGCGACCCTGGCCGGACTGGCCGGCATGGGGGACCTGGTACTGACCTGCACCGGCGATCTGTCGCGCAACCGCAGTGTCGGCGTCGAGCTGGGCAAAGGGCGCAGCCTGAGCGAAATTCTCGGCGGCATGCAGATGGTCGCCGAAGGGGTGAAGACCACCCTGTCCGCCTACCAGCTGGCGCGGAAACTGGAAATAGAGGCGCCCATCATCAGCCAGATGTACCAGATCCTCTACGAGGACAAGCCGGCGCGGACGGCGGTCATCGACCTGATGCAGCGGGATTTGAAAGCGGAATAG
- a CDS encoding tetratricopeptide repeat protein, producing the protein MREQSLRKLRRRLQKEERKRRRSNSLRYRRLRRLTLILSVLLLAAVAAGWFGRAPLAGWQFQQAQRLFHRGEHEDAVHRLGWVVRIAPDKALASAARLLKAEILELQLNRPQQALLAYLTLVRDDPRSPQAEKALRQAARIYRNRLHDYGNALPLLQRLADAGVADADRIRYQIADCYFRLANYEQARIEFETLQKLYPQSPLQPEVSYRIGVALLLEGKPERAAEVFERTAKRWPDDRFALEALWSLAGIYERRDELVRARRLLAGLRGRYPLPELLEKRIGRIDDRIRRKKKAI; encoded by the coding sequence ATGAGGGAACAGTCGCTGCGGAAGCTGCGCCGGAGGCTGCAGAAGGAGGAGAGGAAGCGACGGAGGAGTAACTCTCTCCGTTACCGCCGACTGCGGCGGCTGACCCTGATCCTTTCGGTTCTGTTGTTGGCGGCGGTCGCCGCCGGCTGGTTCGGCCGTGCCCCGCTGGCCGGCTGGCAGTTTCAGCAGGCGCAGCGTCTCTTTCACCGGGGAGAGCATGAAGATGCCGTGCACCGGCTCGGCTGGGTGGTGCGGATCGCGCCCGATAAGGCGCTGGCGTCCGCGGCGCGCCTGCTGAAGGCGGAAATTCTCGAGCTGCAGCTGAACCGGCCGCAGCAGGCCCTGCTCGCCTACCTGACCCTGGTGCGAGATGATCCCCGCAGCCCCCAGGCCGAAAAGGCGCTGCGGCAGGCGGCGCGGATCTACCGCAACCGCCTGCACGACTATGGCAACGCCCTGCCACTGCTGCAGCGGCTGGCCGATGCCGGCGTGGCCGATGCCGACCGCATCCGCTACCAGATCGCCGACTGCTACTTCAGGCTCGCCAACTACGAACAGGCCCGCATCGAGTTCGAAACCCTGCAGAAGCTCTATCCGCAGAGCCCCCTGCAGCCGGAAGTGAGCTACCGCATCGGCGTCGCCCTGTTGCTCGAGGGCAAGCCCGAGCGGGCCGCCGAGGTCTTCGAAAGGACGGCGAAGAGGTGGCCGGACGATCGTTTCGCCCTCGAGGCCCTGTGGTCGCTGGCCGGCATCTACGAGCGGCGCGACGAACTGGTCCGGGCCCGCCGGCTGCTCGCCGGCCTGCGCGGCCGCTATCCGCTGCCGGAGCTGCTGGAGAAACGCATCGGGCGGATAGACGACCGGATCCGGCGGAAGAAGAAGGCGATCTGA
- a CDS encoding peptidylprolyl isomerase, translated as MRTVVILCLLLLAVPAVAGTRVVMKTSMGNITLELDEQKAPETVRNFLAYVDAGFYDGTVFHRVIDGFMIQGGGFDTRLRRKPTRPPIRNEAANGLSNRRGTIAMARTSVIDSATSQFFINLVDNAFLDHRGNSPRTFGYAVFGRVVEGMDVVDRIGRTPTVRKNGLFQNLPRKQVVIEEIRRLP; from the coding sequence ATGCGTACGGTAGTGATTCTCTGTCTGTTGTTGCTGGCGGTACCCGCCGTCGCGGGAACCAGGGTGGTGATGAAAACCAGCATGGGAAACATCACCCTGGAGCTCGACGAGCAGAAGGCGCCGGAAACCGTGCGCAACTTTCTTGCCTATGTCGATGCCGGTTTCTACGACGGCACCGTCTTTCACCGGGTGATCGACGGCTTCATGATCCAGGGCGGCGGTTTCGACACCCGCCTCAGGCGCAAGCCGACCCGACCGCCGATCCGCAACGAGGCGGCCAACGGCCTGTCCAACCGGCGCGGCACCATCGCCATGGCGCGGACCAGCGTCATCGATTCGGCGACCAGCCAGTTTTTCATCAACCTGGTGGACAATGCCTTCCTCGACCATCGCGGCAACTCGCCGCGCACCTTCGGCTACGCCGTCTTCGGCCGGGTGGTCGAGGGAATGGATGTCGTCGACCGCATCGGCAGGACGCCGACTGTGCGCAAGAACGGCCTGTTCCAGAACCTGCCGCGCAAGCAGGTGGTGATCGAGGAGATCCGCCGTCTTCCGTGA